The nucleotide sequence GTTATCGCCTGCGGGCCATGTCAGCAGCAACCGACAATGTTGGCCTTTTCTTCGGTGAGGATATTTTCGTCGCCTTTGGTGCAATCATCTTTATGCATAACTTTATGCTAGAGTCTGGCGGTATCCAAACGGAACCGCTACATATCGCTATGTGGGGAATTCCTACCGCCATCTGTGCCTTCCTAATCCACGCTTTCCGCTTGTCTCGTCTTGACCACCAGATCGCTACCAAGCTGGCAGCACTGAATGGCATGGACAAAAATCGCAGTAAGGTGGAGTAATGTTTCAGCAACAATATCTTTATTGGCTGGCAGGCGTGATTCTGTTGGCCGTAGCCACAATGTCTTGGCGTGATCACACCAACCCCCGCCGCCTGACCACCAGCTTGTTCTGGGCGCTATATGGCATCGTATTTTTAGTAGGCGACTGGACTTACCGCTTAATAGCACTATGGGCAGACAGCGAAGCCGAGGCCCAAAAGATGCTACATATCGGTGTCGGGCTAATCGTCGTATTGATGGCACTGACGGCTGGTTTTGGCGGTGTGCGATTGGGTAGCTACCATCAACGCACACCTCAGCAACGGCAGGAAAGTGCCTCCCGTTTGGGTAATCGCCTCTTTCTTCCCGCACTGGCAATCCCTATCGTCACGGTGATCGGCGTATTACTGTTTAACCACATCCCTGAGTTACAACAGGCGCTGTTCGGTAGCGGCAACCATGCCACCTTGGTAACGCTGTTTTCCATGACAGTAGGCTGCTTAGTCGGATATGGCGTTGCACTGAAAATGACACGTGAAAATGTAACTCAATCAACCCAAGAGGCGCGCCGCTTACTGGATTCCATCGGTTGGGCGTTTATCCTGCCACAGATATTAGCGACGCTAGGACTATTATTTACCGTAGCAGGTGTCGGTACCGCAATTTCTCACCTGACTGAACATTATTTAGCGGTGGATAATCGATTGATCGCGGTAGCGACATACATACTCGGTATGGCGTTATTGACGATGATAATGGGCAACGCTTTCGCTGCGTTCCCGATTGTTACCGCCGGGATCGGCATTCCCATTCTAGTACTGCAACATGGCGGTAATCCAGCGGTCATGGCCGCCATCGGTATGTTCTCGGGCTATTGCGGTACATTGATGACCCCAATGGCCGCAAACTTCAATATCGTTCCAGCCGCTCTGTTGGAATTACCAAATCGCAATGCGGTCATTAAAGCACAAATCCCCACGGGAATAGCGCTGTTGATTGCCAATGTTTTTCTGCTCTATTTTTTGATGTTTTTGTAAGGATATCCTATGAAAACCGTTCTGATTACCGCTTTTGAACCTTTTGACGGTGAAGCCATCAATCCATCGTGGGAGTCGGTCAGGCAATTGCAAAACCAACAGCTATCTGGAGCACATATTGAGACACGCCAGCTCCCATGTGTATTCAATACTTCTCTCACCTGCCTGTACGCAGCTATTGATGAGATACAACCTGAACTCGTCATTGCCGTGGGACAAGCAGGAGGCAGGCCAGATATCACGGTGGAACGCATAGCGATTAACATCAACGACGCACGTATTCCCGATAATCAGGGCAATCAACCCATTGATACCCCAATCGTAGCAACAGGCCCGGCGGCCTACTTTTCCACCCTACCGATCAAAGCGATCGTCAGTGGCCTGCAAACCGCAGGGGTTCCTGCTTCGATTTCACAGAGTGCCGGCACATATATCTGCAACCATGTCATGTATGGCCTGCTGCACCATCTGGCACTGACTTATCCCAAAGTACGTGGTGGATTAGTACGTGGTGGATTTATCCATATTCCCTACCTGCCTGAACAGGCGGTAAAACACCCCGGTACGCCAAGTATGGCGCTGGAAACAATAACAATGGCACTGAAAATCGCTATTAATCAAGCATTAGAAAACAGTGGGGACATTGCTATTAGCGGAGGAATGACTCATTAGTTCAACGTCTACCGGCGTAACAGAAATTGCCTATCTGTAGAGCTGATAAGCATCCTGAATTTTTTACTACTTTTTTAGAGATCACTTTGATTGGGGTTACGACTATGAACATGATTGATTTAAACAGCGATCTTGGCGAAGGCTTTGGTCAATGGAAAATGGGTGACGATAATACCATGCTGAGCATTGTCACCAGCGCCAATGTCGCGTGTGGATTTCATGCTGGTGATCCCGCCGGGATCTTTCAAACCTTAAAATCTGCCCACAAAAATCAGGTAGTGATCGGTGCTCATGTCTCTTATCCAGATCTGGTCGGATTTGGTCGCCGTAATATGGATGTTTCCAGTAATGAGCTGATCGCGGATGTTATTTACCAGATTGGCGCGTTGAAAGGGTTGGCCGTGGCGGCAGGAACCACCGTAAGTTATGTTAAACCGCACGGTGCACTGTATAACACCATTGCCCACAATGAATACCAAGCCCTTGCCGTTATTACCGCGATTCGTGAAGTGGATGACAATTTAGTGCTGGTTGGATTAGCTGGCTCAAAACTATTGGATTTAGCGCAGGAAAACGGTTTACGTACCGTTGCGGAAGCCTTTGCTGACAGAGCTTACACTCCACAAGGCACGCTAGTTTCCCGCCGGGAAAAAGGGTCTGTGCTTCATGACGCTAATCTCGTTGCCCGACGCATGTTGCAATTGGTGACCGAAGGAGGAGTTGAAGCCATTGATGGTAGCTTTACCCGTATTCAGGCAGATTCCATCTGTGTTCATGGTGACAGCCCAGACGCGGTGGAAATGGCACGTCAGGTGAAACTAACCCTGCAACAAGCTGGGATCACCGTACGCTCCTTTATTTAAATACCCAGGGGTGCCTAGTGCGTTTTTTACCTGTTAATTTAGATGCCATTATTGTCGAGCTTCATGATCTGAATGAAACGCTGGCGTTATTTGATTCACTTAACGCTCATCCCATTCCAGGCGTAGAAGAAATTATTCCAGCGGCCAGAACACTGTTGATTCGATTTCGTCCCAATGTGGTTTCCACCGTCAAACTTGCCGGAAATATCAACGGCCGCAACCTGAATACACTGGATAGGACAACCGGGAAACTCGTTGAAATCCCGGTGTATTACACTGGTGAAGATCTGGAAGAAGTGGCAGAAATCCTCAGTATCACCACACAGGAAGTTATTCAGCGGCATACCGAAAGCGAGTACACCGTTGCTTTTACCGGATTCGCCCCCGGATTTGCCTATTTAGTCGCAGAGTCAGATCGTTTACATGTTCCTCGCAGGACAACCCCAAGAGCCCGCATTCCTGCGGGATCAGTCGGCCTAGCCGGAGAATTCAGTGGAATATACCCTCAAGCCACTCCGGGAGGTTGGCAAATCATCGGTATCACGCCAGAACGCATGTGGGATCTCTCACGTTCTCCCTCTTCCCTGTTACAACCCGGTTTCCGGGTACGTTTCAGAGATCAACGCAAAGGCGCAGCAATCTCTATCACTAAAGCCGAAATCCCTGTTGCCCCCATAGAGGACGTTCTACCTTCGCAAGTTGATAAACACGCCTCGCTGGAAATCCTAACCACTGGAATACAAACACTTTTTCAGGATTTAGGCCGTTCAGGACAGGCTAGTTTAGGTATTTCCGCTGCCGGAGCGCTAGATAAAACAGCGCTGAGAAGTGCCAACCGGATCGCCGGTAATCCTTCGGATAATGCCTGTCTGGAAATTGTGCAAGGAGGATTAAGCTTCATTTCTCATGGCAATGTCATTATCGCGGTTACAGGTGCTGACTGCCCAATCACTGTTCAAACAACATCTGGCCGAAAGTTTCAGGTTGATGGCTATCAGCCTATTGATCTGAGCGAAGGCGATAAAGTGACATTAGGAACGCCCAAAGCGGGAATGCGTTCTTATTTGGCGGTGCGTGGCAGCTTTGCCAAGCAACCTATTCTCTCCAGCCTCTCTTACGACACGCTGGCACACGTTGGCCCCAAGCCAATCGCTATAGGCGATATTTTGGATATTCTTACTGTGACGCAGGGTTGTGCGGTATCAATGGATGAAAGCCCGGCTTTCAATATGCCCACCACTGACGATATCGTTACACTGGACATTATTCTAGGGCCGCGCACCGACTGGTTCACCGCAGAAGCGCTATCCCTGCTACAAAACCAACTTTGGCAAGTTACACCACAATCTAATCGAGTTGGTATTCGTCTGTACGGAGACACACCATTATCGCGTCTTAACCATAAAGAGTTACCGAGTGAGGGAACGACCACCGGCGCAATTCAGGTTCCTGCCAGTGGTCAACCGGTTTTGTTTTTAGCCGATCACCCTTTGACCGGTGGCTATCCAGTCATTGGTTCCGTTGCCAACTATCATCTCGATCTTGCGGGACAAATTCCTGTCAATGCCCGTATCCGCTTCAACCCAATCACTGAATTTCATGAAATAAAAGAGAGCGATTGCCGCTTATGAGTACCGCAATGACCATGAATATTAAAAACTATCCCATAAAAAAAGTTTTGATTGCTAACCGCGGTGAAATCGCCGTCCGTATCATCCGTGCCTGCCGGGATTATGGTTTACAATCTATCGCCGTCTACGCTGATTCGGACATCAATGCACAACATGTACGATTGGCTGATGAGGCTTATAGTTTAGGCGGAAACCGCCCCGCTGATACCTATCTCAATATTCCCCAATTATTGGATATTGCGAAACGTTCAGGTGCCGACATGGTACATCCCGGATACGGATTTCTGGCTGAACGAGCAGAATTTGCCCGTGCAGTTATTCATGCAGGGTTGATCTGGGTTGGTCCTGAACCAGAGACAATTGATACTTTGGGTGACAAAGTTAAAGCACGCAAAATTGCCCAACAGGTAGGTGCCCCACAGGTTTCAGGTACAGAAGAACCGGTGAAAAACGCAGAGGAAGCTCTGGCGTTTGCCGAACAATATGGCCTGCCAATCGCAATTAAAGCGGCATATGGCGGTGGTGGACGTGGCATGAAAGTGGCATGGCGGCTTGATGAAGTCACCGAACTCTACAATTCGGCTGTTCGTGAAGCAACAGCGGCCTTTGGTCGTGGAGAATGTTTCATTGAACAGTTCCTGGATAAACCTCGTCATATCGAAGCGCAAATTCTGGCTGATAAACATGGCAATGTGGTGGTACTTGGTACACGTGATTGTTCACTGCAACGACGTAACCAAAAATTGGTAGAAGAAGCACCGGCCCCATTTTTGGCTGAACATCAGCGCCAGCGTATTCATCAAGCAGCACAAGATATTTGCACCGCTGCTGGTTATATTGGAGCCGGAACAGTGGAATTTCTCCTCAGTGCAGACGGCACGATCTCCTTTCTGGAAGTCAATACTCGCTTGCAGGTCGAACATCCGGTCACCGAAGAAACCACAGGGATCGACATTGTGGTAGAACAATTTCGAATTGCCGAAGGTAAACCTTTATCATTGACCTCAACGCCTATTCCTTTAGGCCATTCTTTCGAGTTCCGTATTAACGCAGAAGATGCGGGTAAAGGATTTTTGCCGACACCCGGAACCGTGACAGTATTTTCTCCCCCTTCCGGCCCAGGCATAAGATTGGATTCCGGTGTTGCAGCAGGTTCCACCATCCCTGACACTTTTGATTCGCTGATGGCTAAGTTGATTGTCACCGGAGCAACCCGCCAACAAGCTATTGCCCGTGCGCAGCGGGCATTACAGGAATTCAGCATTAAAGGCGTTGCCTCAGTATTGCCTTTTCATCGAGCAGTGATGGAGCATCCTGATTTTATTTCCGATGACACATTTAACGTTCATACTCGTTGGATCGAAACTGACTTTATCAATGATATAAAAATATCTCCGCGTCAGGAAAATCATTATCAAGAAAAGGTAACACGTACTTTTATTGAAATTAATGGCCGTCGGCATGAACTAGGGCTACCAGCCGAATTATTAAAAGGGCTTTCATTGCCTGATTCTGGGCGAAATTCCATCATTGAAAACAAAAATAGTGAAATGGAGAGGACAATAACAGCACCGAATCCCGTCTCAGCACCAATATCCGGCGTTTTACAATCCTGGTATGTGCAGGAGGGTGATGAAGTTAAACAAGGTGATGTCATTGCTGTCATGGAAGCAATGAAAATGGAAACGCAACTCACCGCACATCGTTCTGGAAAAATCGTTATCTATGTAGAAGAAGGCGGTTATCAACAGGCAGGAAATGTACTGGCAAGTATTAACGATGATTAATAATGACGATAATTGGCTAATTTGACACATAAATTCACATTACCCAATACAACATCAAATTGTACGGATAATTTCCGTACAATTTTAATGAAAAGATTAAAATTAAAATGCAAGCAATATCGTAAAAAAGAGGTTAATTAACCCCTTTATGGATAGAAAAAAATAACTATTAATGGCAATGTTTTTAATCATTTCGTTAATATTGACAATAAGATAAATAAGTCATCACACGATTTAAAACCTGTTTACTGGTTAGATTAACTATTAATAAAACGCTTTCATTTTTATCCGAAAGAAATATTTATTAAATATTTTGATATCATATATTTCAATTGAAAATTGAGGAGCTATTAAAACCAGCAATAAACATGAAAATATTTCAACAAAATAAAAAACAAAGATAATATCATTTACTAATGATTATTAAGCGATAAATAACATGATAATTTGTGACTGTTTTTACCTATATTTAAGCAATTAAGAAATCATTAACTCATTATAAATTATCGGTTATAAATAGTGCATGGATTTATTTTCTACATCTGACAATATAAATACATTTACCAAACAAAAAAAACAAAATAAAACATACAGTTAAAATATTGTGTTATATCAACAAGATATAAATAAAATTTCACAAAAATAAATCAATAAAAATATTATGAGCCATATACTATACATACTTATATTTTCAAGAAATATATTAAAGACAACCTCTGATTTTATTCAGACCATAGAAATATTATTTCATAAAAAGATAATGTTTCTCATTTAATAATCCATCATATAGATATGATAATTATGCACATATCATACACATCTATTTGAATAGTATATAAACGTACTATTACAACAATATCATAATATTAAATCATTTAATTGTTTTACATTTCCTTTACAATTATCAACACAATTTAAAACTATAATGAATTCATATATGTTCTTACAAACACATTTTTATATAGATTAGCATCACAATTTCAACATTACTCAACAAAATAATAAATCAAATAATTGCAATTACCATTAAACATAATACTATATTAATAGTGTAATAAAATTTTTATTTACAATATTTTCCTAATGGTTAAAAAATAAGACCAAGATAAAAAACAAATTCAGAAGCATTGATTAAAAAGGAAAAATATTCGTTACTTGAAATTATACCCAATGGATTTCAAGATGCATCCAAAGAGGCAACCTGAAAGATAACGGGTATATAATAACAGTGACGGCTAAGTAATCAGGAGAACAATGTGATAACAAACGATTACGAGTTAATGACTGCGCCAAACAGTGTACCAGTGAAAATGTGGACTCATGGCGTACCGGTAGAAGCGGAAGCTCGTGAACAACTGTTGAATACAGCAAAAATGCCTTTTATATTCAGACATTTAGCCGTTATGCCTGATGTACATCTTGGTAAAGGTTCAACCATCGGCAGTGTCATCCCGACTCGTGGGGCAATTATTCCAGCCGCGGTAGGCGTAGATATCGGTTGTGGCATGATGGCAGTACGTACCTCATTGAATGCCAAAGATTTACCGGACAACCTATATGCGATCCGCCATGCTATTGAAATTGCCGTACCACACGGACGCACAGCAAACCGTAGCGGTCAGGATAAAGGCGCTTGGCAGCAACCACCAGAAACCGTCGATCACCATTGGAGCGTGTTGCAAACCGGGTTTAAACAGCTAACCGATAAATATCCACAATTGCTGAAAACCAATAACCATCTGCACTTAGGGACACTAGGGACCGGTAATCACTTCATTGAGCTCTGTCTGGATGAATCCGACCGGGTATGGGTAATGCTGCATAGCGGCTCACGCGGTGTAGGAAATGCCATTGGTAATCTATTTATCACCCTTGCCCAACAGGACATGAAACAACATATCGCTCACCTGCCTGATCGTAATCTGGCCTATTTTGAGGAAGGCAGCCGTCACTTTGCTGATTATATGGAAGCGGTCGGTTGGGCACAAAACTTCGCCCGCCACAATCGCGAAGTCATGATGCAACATACACTGGCAGCATTGGCGACGGTAATAACAAAACCATTCACTGCCACAATGGAAGCGGTAAATTGTCACCACAATTATGTGCAACAGGAGCAGCACTTCGGCCAAAACGTGTTAGTCACACGCAAAGGGGCAGTCGCTGCACACCGAGGCGTCATGGGCATCATTCCCGGCTCAATGGGTGCGAAAAGCTTTATCGTACGAGGTCTGGGAAACAAAGAGAGTTTCTGCTCATGCAGTCACGGTGCAGGACGAGTATTAAGCCGCACGGCAGCGAAAAAACGCTTCACAATAGAGGATCAAAAGCGTGCCACGGCACACGTGGAATGCCGCAAGGACAGCGACGTTATCGATGAAATTCCGATGGCCTACAAAGACATTGAGGCCGTAATGGCCGCTCAGTCTTCACTAGTAGAAATCGTTCACACCCTGCGTCAAGTGGTTTGCGTAAAAGGATAATCAAGATGAAAGAAAAATTTGGTATCAGTGACATCATGAAGCAACACATATGCCAAAAACTGGCGCAACTTGAGACAGAGCTGCAAATACGAATACTCTACGCCTGTGAATCAGGTAGCCGCGGTTGGGGATTTGCCTCGACAAGCAGTGATTACGATGTACGTTTTATTTATGTACATGCGCCATCATGGTACTTACGCGTCGATCCCTCTCGGGATGTCATTGAACTACCGATCAGTAACGAGCTGGATATCTGTGGTTGGGA is from Photorhabdus laumondii subsp. laumondii and encodes:
- a CDS encoding DUF979 domain-containing protein, translating into MFQQQYLYWLAGVILLAVATMSWRDHTNPRRLTTSLFWALYGIVFLVGDWTYRLIALWADSEAEAQKMLHIGVGLIVVLMALTAGFGGVRLGSYHQRTPQQRQESASRLGNRLFLPALAIPIVTVIGVLLFNHIPELQQALFGSGNHATLVTLFSMTVGCLVGYGVALKMTRENVTQSTQEARRLLDSIGWAFILPQILATLGLLFTVAGVGTAISHLTEHYLAVDNRLIAVATYILGMALLTMIMGNAFAAFPIVTAGIGIPILVLQHGGNPAVMAAIGMFSGYCGTLMTPMAANFNIVPAALLELPNRNAVIKAQIPTGIALLIANVFLLYFLMFL
- the pcp gene encoding pyroglutamyl-peptidase I → MKTVLITAFEPFDGEAINPSWESVRQLQNQQLSGAHIETRQLPCVFNTSLTCLYAAIDEIQPELVIAVGQAGGRPDITVERIAININDARIPDNQGNQPIDTPIVATGPAAYFSTLPIKAIVSGLQTAGVPASISQSAGTYICNHVMYGLLHHLALTYPKVRGGLVRGGFIHIPYLPEQAVKHPGTPSMALETITMALKIAINQALENSGDIAISGGMTH
- a CDS encoding LamB/YcsF family protein, with product MNMIDLNSDLGEGFGQWKMGDDNTMLSIVTSANVACGFHAGDPAGIFQTLKSAHKNQVVIGAHVSYPDLVGFGRRNMDVSSNELIADVIYQIGALKGLAVAAGTTVSYVKPHGALYNTIAHNEYQALAVITAIREVDDNLVLVGLAGSKLLDLAQENGLRTVAEAFADRAYTPQGTLVSRREKGSVLHDANLVARRMLQLVTEGGVEAIDGSFTRIQADSICVHGDSPDAVEMARQVKLTLQQAGITVRSFI
- a CDS encoding 5-oxoprolinase/urea amidolyase family protein, encoding MRFLPVNLDAIIVELHDLNETLALFDSLNAHPIPGVEEIIPAARTLLIRFRPNVVSTVKLAGNINGRNLNTLDRTTGKLVEIPVYYTGEDLEEVAEILSITTQEVIQRHTESEYTVAFTGFAPGFAYLVAESDRLHVPRRTTPRARIPAGSVGLAGEFSGIYPQATPGGWQIIGITPERMWDLSRSPSSLLQPGFRVRFRDQRKGAAISITKAEIPVAPIEDVLPSQVDKHASLEILTTGIQTLFQDLGRSGQASLGISAAGALDKTALRSANRIAGNPSDNACLEIVQGGLSFISHGNVIIAVTGADCPITVQTTSGRKFQVDGYQPIDLSEGDKVTLGTPKAGMRSYLAVRGSFAKQPILSSLSYDTLAHVGPKPIAIGDILDILTVTQGCAVSMDESPAFNMPTTDDIVTLDIILGPRTDWFTAEALSLLQNQLWQVTPQSNRVGIRLYGDTPLSRLNHKELPSEGTTTGAIQVPASGQPVLFLADHPLTGGYPVIGSVANYHLDLAGQIPVNARIRFNPITEFHEIKESDCRL
- a CDS encoding acetyl/propionyl/methylcrotonyl-CoA carboxylase subunit alpha is translated as MNIKNYPIKKVLIANRGEIAVRIIRACRDYGLQSIAVYADSDINAQHVRLADEAYSLGGNRPADTYLNIPQLLDIAKRSGADMVHPGYGFLAERAEFARAVIHAGLIWVGPEPETIDTLGDKVKARKIAQQVGAPQVSGTEEPVKNAEEALAFAEQYGLPIAIKAAYGGGGRGMKVAWRLDEVTELYNSAVREATAAFGRGECFIEQFLDKPRHIEAQILADKHGNVVVLGTRDCSLQRRNQKLVEEAPAPFLAEHQRQRIHQAAQDICTAAGYIGAGTVEFLLSADGTISFLEVNTRLQVEHPVTEETTGIDIVVEQFRIAEGKPLSLTSTPIPLGHSFEFRINAEDAGKGFLPTPGTVTVFSPPSGPGIRLDSGVAAGSTIPDTFDSLMAKLIVTGATRQQAIARAQRALQEFSIKGVASVLPFHRAVMEHPDFISDDTFNVHTRWIETDFINDIKISPRQENHYQEKVTRTFIEINGRRHELGLPAELLKGLSLPDSGRNSIIENKNSEMERTITAPNPVSAPISGVLQSWYVQEGDEVKQGDVIAVMEAMKMETQLTAHRSGKIVIYVEEGGYQQAGNVLASINDD
- a CDS encoding RtcB family protein, yielding MITNDYELMTAPNSVPVKMWTHGVPVEAEAREQLLNTAKMPFIFRHLAVMPDVHLGKGSTIGSVIPTRGAIIPAAVGVDIGCGMMAVRTSLNAKDLPDNLYAIRHAIEIAVPHGRTANRSGQDKGAWQQPPETVDHHWSVLQTGFKQLTDKYPQLLKTNNHLHLGTLGTGNHFIELCLDESDRVWVMLHSGSRGVGNAIGNLFITLAQQDMKQHIAHLPDRNLAYFEEGSRHFADYMEAVGWAQNFARHNREVMMQHTLAALATVITKPFTATMEAVNCHHNYVQQEQHFGQNVLVTRKGAVAAHRGVMGIIPGSMGAKSFIVRGLGNKESFCSCSHGAGRVLSRTAAKKRFTIEDQKRATAHVECRKDSDVIDEIPMAYKDIEAVMAAQSSLVEIVHTLRQVVCVKG